The Sardina pilchardus chromosome 24, fSarPil1.1, whole genome shotgun sequence nucleotide sequence aagaggaggaggtagacgagggaagagagggatggagaggaaggaggtagacaagggaagagagagaggatgaggtcACAGCATGAGCTTCTCATCCTGCAGCAAAATCTCCCCGCAACATCTCTACAAAATGCCCCTTCCCAACATCCATATGAGGACAGGCATGTTAGCATGAAGTAGCCAGAAAAGTTGTGGgctcaattcccggcttccaccattgtacccttgagcaaggcacttagccCCAAGTTGCTCTAGCGACAATGTAGCAatgcccttgtaatataattggcGTAAGGCGCTTTGGAATGagagtctgctaaattaataaatgtcaaaataaatgaTGACCTTCACTGACTGGCTGAACTGGCGGAATTCTCGACTCCTTTTTCTCCAGGTATGCAGAAGTGATCAATTCTAGTCTTATAGATAGAGGATTTCCCAAAATAGCTTCCTGTTTTATGCTTATGCATGTCCAACCTACCAGTGAAGACCgtgtgttgccattcatggccTTGAGCTCCTGCAGTCGGTTCCTCCACTGGCTCGCCAGTTGCTGCACAGAGCTCCCCTGGAACACACATGGGCAGTGCAGTCCATTAGAACAGACGGCTAGAACATAGTCCATTAGAACAGACGGCTAGAACATTGTCCGTTAGAACAGACGGCTAGAACATTACAGTCCATTTGAACAGACGGCAAGAACATTGTCCGTTAGAACATACAGCTAGAACATTACAGTCCATCTGAACAGACGGCCACATACAAAGGACTTGGTAAACATttgcactgtatgtgtaatCAGTCTGAGCAATCTAAGGTCTGAGATGCTACAGTGATGCAAGTTTAAGAACACTTAGAAATtgtacttttttcccccctcaatgCAGAAATTACATAAAAAATAATACATATTGAATGACATGTCATCCTTATGCAGGCCTATTGTCATCACTTTTCAAGTTATGATCAACATCTAATCTTTCAGTAGTCACTCAAAATGTCACACACTGAATTTGCCATAAGCCCCACGCAAATGGGTTAAAAAGGCCTCAAAAAATACATTCTGCCATTCATAAACATACTAAATGTTTGGATTGATGCACTGCTATTGCCAATGCCTGGTGTGTACTTACATAGGCCTGGAGGTCTCCGGACGCTCGGCCATTATAATACTCCAGTCTGAGCTCCTCAGGTGACAGTTCTACAAAACCTGCAGGTAAAGCCAGCTGACATGTGAGTGCAACATTTAAAGATAAACTAAGACTAAACTCATTTATATGAATCTGGTTATAGCATAACGTATAGTACCCAACAATGTGTTTCACTGATATACATACCTGAGATTGAGCCTTTGAGTACAGAGTAACAGGAAAATAACCACTGTCCTGAGCTTTCCCAGCTCTCCATGTCCTTTTGAATGGTTTCCCTGACACATTGCAAGACACGTATGAGTATACAAATATATAACGAATTCATACACGTTAGAAATGTCAACTGAACAAAAACTTACAAGTGTTTATCATTTTCGTCTTTAGGTCCACCCCTGTCGAAGCTGCTTGGTGTGGTCAGGTTGCCGAATCTGTTCTGGGTGGAAACGCCAAAAGAGGAATTCTTGGCAGTGTCTCTTCCACCAAAATTTGTGGGTTTCACAAAGTCTCCACCGGCTCGCTGCGGATTCACCCATACCCGATTTCCGAAACCTGTAGGTAAACCGTACAAGACTTTGTCAAGAGTTGTCCCGTAGTAGTAGCTTACTTTGACGTCGAATAGGCGAACATTAGCTGCTCCTGTAATGATTATTTAACACATTATTACCACATGAGTATCCTACCAAAATCTTACTACATACAGCACATCTCAGTGCGAGGGTAGAGGGAAATAAAGTGCATGTATTAAACGTTCAACATTTGGTCAcctacctccacctcctcgGTTGGACTGAGGAGTGCCTCGACTGTAATCTCCACCACCAGTGCCTCGACTATAATCTCCACCACCAGTGCCTCGACTGTAATCTacaccaccaccgcctccaccacccctgccgccgccgccgccgccgcctcctctcGGGTGTTCGTTCCAGCACTTCTCCCCATATCGACACCTTCCTTGAAGGAAGAAACTGCACACTGTCATTTTACACTGGTTGTCTGTTTTATGGACGACACAAAACAGCTACTCCAACTTTCACCCATCAAGATTGGTGCTGTAAAATTGAGAGAAAGTTCATCACAATCACAGACTACGAGCACCACGACACAGAAGACGCCCCAAACAGTGTCGCGGGAATTCTACGTCATGTTTTCTATTTCAAAAAAGCGCGCagtgcttttgttatttgtcgcCACCTATCGACCAGGAGTCCACAAATGCAAGTCATGGCGATGAATATTTGATCATTCTTTTAGGCAACTGTCTTATCCAAATTATCAATGGATTAAATATAGTAATTTGAGATGAAAAACCGAACCCACCCAATAAACCAAACGAAATTCATCCTTTAACAATTATACTAGTCAAATCAAAACACTCCTACCCCACTATCAGATAGAATGGAAGTGACACCCACAAAAGCAATCTTTCGTGAACAGCAGatctaaacacaaacacattgaaaGGCACATTAAATGTATTCAACAGATGAGAACATTTGTAATTTTCAATTTCCatcattttaattaaaaaaaagttccCTTGCAAGCattgcaaatcaacaaatcagaAGTAGTGTAAACATGGTCAATAAAGAAACATTCTGTAACTGCACGTCTCTGATGCTCTCAGTAGCCTAAGCATGTTAACTCGGCTGTGGGCTGCACATCGTTTACGCTTCCACAGATAACAATGACCATGATCATTCAGATAACCATccttactttgttaaagttctTACACCTCACAGCTTCTTCTGCCTCTAGAATCCCAGACAAATAGAGATGAGatgataggcctatacacaATTTGTATTTGACAACTGGTGCCCCACACACTAAAGGTCATGTATTGAGATTCCCAGATGACAGTTTTACACAGGAAGATTGATCTCAATTGTCTTGTATAATAGAGGTAACACATTTCCCCCCCTTACATACATAAAGGTACCCAAATTAAGTTAAAACATTCCCCATTGAAGGTGCTGTTAATTCAAAAAcgtgatttatttattcatttattgctGTGGTTTTCTAGGCAAACTCCTTGAATGAACAACAGATGTCCATATTGCAGCCATAAATCAAGTTAAAAACGTTTCCACTTTCATTCATGGtgtaaaaaaagtaaaacacaTCTTTCCCCAATATCCAGCTATCCAAATCTTTAAGAAATACAACCAGAAAGGGCAATATTGACCctcccatacatacatacacacacacacacacacacacacacacatacacacacacacacacacacacacatatatacatacacacaaacacccacccacacccacacatacatagtcCTTTCCATCATGTGCAAAACCGCTAGGAGGACGATGACTTGGACACAGACGAAGACGCGTGCAGGGTATCGCTggacaccacctcctcctcgttGGCACCACAGGTGTCCACCACGCAGATAAGGCAGCTGGTGACCGGGAAGGCGCGCACCTTGGTGCAGGACACCCACTTGTCCGTCTCTGTGTAGTACTCCAGGATGTGGTTTAGGCGGCCCACTCCCTGGAAACCGGCCAGCACGTAGATGACCTGTCCCACCGCCGCACACTTCACCGTCACGCCGCGCCACGGCATGTGGGCAGCCGGCTTCCACTCGTTGGTGCCGATCTCGTAGTACTCCACCGTGTCCAGGCCACCTGTCATACCGGCATTACATGATTATTCACATACTGGAGTAATCACAATCTATCTAAATATGTTGTGTTGTTATGTCTTAGTATGAGGCTGTCTTAATCtgatgttgctgtttttactgtGTAGTTATTTGTAATGCTAACAGTAGGATGTGAAATGTCtatatgtttattattatttgtttgtctatatgtttcattgtttatttttagtTTCATTGCCTCCTGCCCAGGGAccacagatgtaaattagctGTATAGCTAACTCTGGTACAGGATTTGTTCAGTACATGGCCCCTGTCAAATAAactaataaactaaactaaactaaatattCCATGAGTTACAGCCACCTTTAGTTCAGAGTGTCATTACAGACATCTCTTCATTTTCTTCATAATTCAAATTTCTATAACTGAAACTGTACAAGATCTGTACAAGAATCTGAATCTGTACGAGATTGTTTAgttcacattacattttaagtgttATACAATGAATGGGTACCTGCAAACGTGATTTGATAAAGATATATAAAATTCACGTCACGTCATCCTCCAGGTTCTCAGTCAACTTTGCACTGCAGGAATTGTACATTTGGAGTGGAAGCATTACTCTGTTCACAAAACAAAGAGGAACTCACCCAGTCCCCCCTGCCCTCCGACAGCATATATCCTGTTGTTGACCGCCACTAGCCCGTGGTTCTTCCTGCCCTCTCTCATGGCACACAACTCCCGCCATCTGGGGAGTAAGCAACAGTTGCTGTTAAACAGGAATAATTAACAGGATCTGTGAGCCTACATTTAAttataacaaaaaataatttgacTCTCAAGCCCCTCTCGCGCAGACCGGAATGCAGACAAATTGAATTGGTGCTCCCTGGCTATGGATCACATTGTTTCATGTTTCAGTTATTTTGTAGCACCATATTTCCACCCATTTTTAAGAAGTTACATTCCAGTGAAATTCCAACCCTCCTCGACTCACTCATCCGTGGAGGGGTCGTAGACCTCGCAGTTGTTGAGGACCCTCCCGGAGACGTTGTTGCCGAGGCTGCCTCCGCAGACGTAGATGAGGCCGTTGGCCTCCACCATGCCATGGCTGCAGCGTGGCATCAACATGCTGGGCTTGTTCTGCCACGTCTCCGTCCGCGTGTCGTAGCACTCAAACAGGTTCAGCGCCGAACTCCCTGCCATGGTGGAAAGGAGAGGTCATCGGTTAGGTACAACAGCAACATTTACACTTTTAACACATTTCATAGATATTCTAGCTTTCTAATTACAAGAAAAAAcggaaaacacatttttttttcttatttcttaGCTCTTAGGCAGTATCAACACTGGCATTCTGCATTATTTTGCCATGCTGTTACCAAATGTCATTTGAATCACTAAGATTGTGTGAAGTCAAAAAGTGTTCTAatcaacataataataataacacaaaaTGCACTAAATCAAATGGTTGAGCAGACCATTAAAACCAATTAAAAgttagccctctctctctctctctctcttacacacacacacacacacacacagtgcaccatAACCAAAGTCAGATGTCCAGCGGTGTCCCACTCACCCACTTCCGACCCTCCTGAGGTGTATATCTTGCCCTTGGCGGCGCAGGCGGCCAGGCTGTCGCGCGGGTTGGGTGGCCCCAGCTTGGAGTACCAGCTGTCCTTCACCACGTTGTAGCAGTCCATCCTCTTGATGGGGAAGAGCTGCGAGCCGCCCAGGATGTAGACCACGTTGTCCCAGAACACGGCCGTGGCGTCCCGCCGCTTCTCAAACGGACATCGGATGTCTGTCCAGCTGTAGTCCTGATGTTGCCAAGGACACCGAGGGGAAGGAGGAAGGTGTGCAAAAATGAGTTTACTTATCAGGTAAACAATCAATCATTCATACACATCAACAATCAAATGATCCAACTTAAAGAAAACTGTGTATTTCCTCCAACCTCACGATACCATACACTGTGATAAAAACACGATACGTACATGAAGACTATGTCCAACAGAAGTTCTTTATAATCATATAACAGTGAAGTTAAAGCGCAACATATTAGAGAGTGGCTAATGGTCGAGTAGGGGTGTGTGAGTAGGGGTGTGTGCTACCTTGGGGTTGAAGTATCTGCAGGACTGGGGCTGTGAGCCACCGAAGAGTGCGATGCGAAAGTCGTGTTTCTTCCTGCGCGGACGGCTGCTCTCGCCCAGCTCCTCACGGTCCTCAGGGGACAACAGATGATAACGCATCCCACCTGGACAACACATCACACTCAGTCTTCTTCTAG carries:
- the klhl7 gene encoding kelch-like protein 7; the protein is MTSVAGEKPSTLKKKNEKKIAAKEEYRLLSNTMGVMNNLRRQGTLCDVILVVQGKHIMAHRVVLAAASHFFNLMFTTNMMESTAHEVELKCAEPDIIELLVEFVYTARISVNSSNVQSLLNAANQYQIEPVKKMCVDFLKDQVDETNCLSISALAECLDCPELKVAADDFIHQHFTDVYKLDEFLQLDVFQVTQLLQQDTLTVRAEDQIYDAAVRWLKYDVLNRQKYIVDVLGKVRFPLVSKGFLSKTVQAEPLIQDNPECLKMVISGMRYHLLSPEDREELGESSRPRRKKHDFRIALFGGSQPQSCRYFNPKDYSWTDIRCPFEKRRDATAVFWDNVVYILGGSQLFPIKRMDCYNVVKDSWYSKLGPPNPRDSLAACAAKGKIYTSGGSEVGSSALNLFECYDTRTETWQNKPSMLMPRCSHGMVEANGLIYVCGGSLGNNVSGRVLNNCEVYDPSTDEWRELCAMREGRKNHGLVAVNNRIYAVGGQGGLGGLDTVEYYEIGTNEWKPAAHMPWRGVTVKCAAVGQVIYVLAGFQGVGRLNHILEYYTETDKWVSCTKVRAFPVTSCLICVVDTCGANEEEVVSSDTLHASSSVSKSSSS